The nucleotide window CAGGGGGCGCAGGCCCGCGCGCGCCAACTCCCAGGCGGCGCTCAGGCCCGCGATCCCGCCCCCGACGACGACGGCGTCCCACCGCGAGGCCACCGGGCCGCTCATGCCCCGGGCTCCTCGTCCCGCTGCGGGTCCCAGCCCTCCCGGGCCACCGCGCGCCAGGAGTCGGAGCCGTGCACCTGGGCGACGATGCCGGTGAGCACGTCGGGGTCGGTGCCCGGCGGCACCCCGTGGCCCAGGTTGACCACATGGGCCGGAGCGGCCCCGCCCTCCTCCAGGCACCGCTGCACCGCCGGGCCCAGGACCGCCTCGGGGGCCGCCAGCAGGGCCGGGTCGATATTGCCCTGCACGGGGCAGGCCCCGGCCGGGGTGCCCGCCAGGATCTCGGCGGCCTCGCGCAGCCCGATGCGCTCATCGACCCCGACGGCGTCGGCGTCGCGGCGCATCTCGGTCAGGAGCCGGGCGGTGCCGGTGCCGAAGTGGATGAGCGGCGCCGCCCGGCCCGTGGTGGGGCTGACCGCCTCGCCGGCGATCTGGAGGGCCAGGGCGGAGTAGGGCAGCACGCGCTCGCGGTAGTCGGTGGGGGACAGGCTGCCCGCCCAGGAGTCGAAGAGCTGGGCCACCGCCGCCCCGGCCCGCACCTGGGCCGCCATGAAGCTGCCGGTGATGGAGGCGCACCAGGTCATCAGCTGCTCCCAGGCGGCGGGATCGGAGTGCATGAGGGTGCGGGCCGCCAGGTGGTCGCGGCTGGGGCGGCTCTCGACCATGTAGGCGGCCAGGGTGAAGGGGGCCCCGCCGAAGCCGATGACCGGTGTCCAGCCCGCCTGTCCGGCGCTGTGCTCCAGGCCGGCGCGGGCCCGTGGGCCCAGGTGCTCGCGGGCGCCAGGACGGCCGGGGGCGCCGAGCTCGGCGACGACGCGGCCCACCGCCTGGGCGATGGGCTCCAGCGCCTGGGGGGTCAGGCGGCCCCGGGGGGCGCGGCCGCTGTCCTGGCTGGTGGCGATGAGTGCCTCGATGTCCTGGGGGCTGCGCACCGGGGAGTCCAGGACGGGGCCCACGCCCTCGGCGATCCGCACCCCCACGCCGGCCAGGAGCAGCGGCACCATGATGTCGGAGAAGAGCACGGCGCCGTCCACGCCGTGGCGGCGCACCGGCTGGAGGGTGATCTCGGCGGCCAGCCCCGGATCCAGGCAGGACTCCAGCATGGGCCGGCCGGCGCGCAGGCGCCGGTACTCCGGCAGGGAGCGGCCCGCCTGGCGCATGAACCACACCGGTGTGCGGGCCGGTGCGCGGCCGCCCAGAGCCTCCAGGAGTGGCGGGACAGGGCTGCCGAGAGGCGCTGCGCCGCCACTGCGCGAATTCTGTGACGAATTGCTTTCAGAATCATCGGAGTCGCGGGATGGGTGCTGGTGCGGCGTGATGCTCCTGGAATATCTCGACGAAAGGCCTGTCATTGTGCGAGGGTTTCCTTATCGGGTGGTTTTCGCTGCCATGACGCGGGTCTTCTGGTGCTATCAGGAGGTGACCCGGCGTCATGAACATATTTCTGACGCGCTGTCACCACAATGCTGCGCCGACAGTGCGCCAATTGTGCACACAGGGTCCCCTGATGATTCAATGCGCAGGCAGTGGCTATTCATTTTCTCTCCGCCGATCACCGCCACCTGGGGCTCGATGTCGTCGCGCGCCTGGGGGCGGTGGCCCCGCAGTTGGGGCCCGATCTCCTCGCCGCCCCGCTCGGGCTGCGAGGAGCGCTCGTGCTGTCCACCTGCAACCGCCTGTCCCTCCTGGTGGACACGGGTGAGGAGCCCGGTGAGGCCGGCGGAGACGATGCGGCTGAGGCCGATGATCCATTCGCGCACCCCGCCCGTCAGCCCGCCTCGCCCCAGGCGGACCGGAGCCCCCTGGCCAATGCCCTCGCCGGGCTCCTGGCGAAGCGCGCGGGCCTGCCCGCCGGCGACCTGCACCTGGTGGGCTTCGCCGGGCAGGAGGCCCACCGTGAGCTGTTCGCCACCGCCTGCGGGCTGCGCTCCATGGTGGTCGGTGAGCGCCAGATCGCCGGCCAGCTGCGCCGGGCCCAGCGCACCGCTGCGGCGGAGGGCACGCTGAGCACTCCCATCATCCGCGCCGTCGAGCGTGCCTCGATCGTCTCGCGCCGGGTGGCGGGGGAGACGGCCCTGGCGGGACGGGGGCGCAGCGTCGTCGCCGTCGGTCTCGATCTGGCCGGATCCCACCTGCCCGCGCTCTCGCAGTGCCGGGTGCTCCTGGTGGGCACCGGCTCCTACGCCGGCGCCGCCGTCGGCGCACTGCGTGAGCGCGGGGCCGGGCGCATCGGCGTGTACTCCACCACCGACCGGGCCCGGGCCTTCGCCCAGGAGCGCGGCCTCCAGGCCGTGCCGCCCGGGGGGCTGGGCGAGGCGCTGAATCGGGCCGACCTGGTCGTGACCTGCCGGGGCCTGGGCTCGCCAGTGCTGACCAG belongs to Actinomyces capricornis and includes:
- a CDS encoding uroporphyrinogen decarboxylase — protein: MRQAGRSLPEYRRLRAGRPMLESCLDPGLAAEITLQPVRRHGVDGAVLFSDIMVPLLLAGVGVRIAEGVGPVLDSPVRSPQDIEALIATSQDSGRAPRGRLTPQALEPIAQAVGRVVAELGAPGRPGAREHLGPRARAGLEHSAGQAGWTPVIGFGGAPFTLAAYMVESRPSRDHLAARTLMHSDPAAWEQLMTWCASITGSFMAAQVRAGAAVAQLFDSWAGSLSPTDYRERVLPYSALALQIAGEAVSPTTGRAAPLIHFGTGTARLLTEMRRDADAVGVDERIGLREAAEILAGTPAGACPVQGNIDPALLAAPEAVLGPAVQRCLEEGGAAPAHVVNLGHGVPPGTDPDVLTGIVAQVHGSDSWRAVAREGWDPQRDEEPGA
- a CDS encoding glutamyl-tRNA reductase; amino-acid sequence: MAIHFLSADHRHLGLDVVARLGAVAPQLGPDLLAAPLGLRGALVLSTCNRLSLLVDTGEEPGEAGGDDAAEADDPFAHPARQPASPQADRSPLANALAGLLAKRAGLPAGDLHLVGFAGQEAHRELFATACGLRSMVVGERQIAGQLRRAQRTAAAEGTLSTPIIRAVERASIVSRRVAGETALAGRGRSVVAVGLDLAGSHLPALSQCRVLLVGTGSYAGAAVGALRERGAGRIGVYSTTDRARAFAQERGLQAVPPGGLGEALNRADLVVTCRGLGSPVLTSGLMEGLEPARHGVRVLLDLALTRDVEPAVAELPGIIHLDLDHVQASVPRAAGQEVEAAWRIVEEELVDFERSLAGRRMDALIAGLRSHAARAVEEEAVRLRPVSAAAAPDRGGAEPGRRTGAAPGARPGTGAEPAPAPEPMVSLAQAERALHRLAARLLHQPTVQARRAGEAGQQEAYREALALVIGSDVVQDHIDKSEAV